Proteins encoded in a region of the Streptomyces sp. NBC_00258 genome:
- a CDS encoding SURF1 family cytochrome oxidase biogenesis protein, with translation MYRFLLSRQWVILTLIMLALIPTMIELGFWQLHRHEHKVALNKVISDSLSAKPVPAESLTAPGKAIERDDLYRRVTAKGTFDTADEVVVRRRTNSDEEVGYHVLTPFVLDDGKVLVVNRGWIPADGAQTQFPKVPAPAKGETTVTGRLMADETTADSGIKDVRGLPDRMVMLINSEQQAKALGKQVLGGYIELTAPEPKNDTPELISEPDHSGIGPHMAYAVQWWLFAAGVPVGWVILVRRERRDLAEAAAAESAPKAEPATV, from the coding sequence GTGTACCGCTTCCTGTTGTCCCGGCAGTGGGTGATCCTCACCCTCATCATGCTCGCGCTCATCCCGACGATGATCGAGCTGGGCTTCTGGCAGCTGCACCGGCACGAGCACAAGGTCGCGCTGAACAAGGTGATCTCCGACTCGCTGTCCGCGAAGCCGGTCCCCGCCGAGTCGCTCACCGCGCCGGGCAAGGCGATCGAGCGCGACGACCTGTACCGCCGGGTGACCGCGAAGGGCACCTTCGACACCGCGGACGAGGTCGTCGTCCGCCGCCGCACCAACTCCGACGAAGAGGTCGGCTACCACGTGCTGACCCCGTTCGTCCTGGACGACGGCAAGGTCCTCGTGGTCAACCGCGGCTGGATCCCCGCGGACGGCGCGCAGACCCAGTTCCCGAAGGTCCCCGCGCCCGCGAAGGGCGAGACGACCGTCACGGGCCGGCTGATGGCCGACGAGACGACCGCCGACAGCGGCATCAAGGACGTCCGCGGCCTCCCCGACCGCATGGTCATGCTGATCAACAGCGAGCAGCAGGCGAAGGCGCTCGGCAAGCAGGTCCTCGGCGGTTACATCGAGCTGACCGCGCCGGAGCCGAAGAACGACACCCCCGAACTGATCTCGGAGCCCGACCACAGCGGCATCGGCCCCCACATGGCGTACGCCGTCCAGTGGTGGCTCTTCGCCGCGGGCGTCCCCGTCGGCTGGGTGATCCTGGTCCGCCGCGAACGCCGCGACCTGGCAGAGGCGGCCGCAGCGGAATCCGCCCCGAAGGCGGAACCGGCCACGGTCTGA
- a CDS encoding DEDDh family exonuclease, producing MLEDHQTAPSTTPWPAAYPQGYAVVDVETTGLARDDRIVSAAVYRLDARGEVEDHWYTMVNPERDPGPVWIHGLTSDVLEGAPLFPEIAEEFASRLDGRVLVAHNAVFDWSMIAREYARAEREAPVRQRLCTIALSKELGLPLANHKLESLAAHFGVVQQRAHHALDDARVLAEAFRPSLQAAAREGVRLPLLECRPLTEWTDRATPRIGRQSGGQSPGGYSSGGYVSGSWRPSRKRPACPYPNPGRYEPGKQLKQGMRIAFSGDTSVERDLLEDRAVEAGLHVATSLSRLTSLLVTNDPDSGTSKVVKARQFGTPVVDEAAFGQLLRDVEPASKA from the coding sequence ATGCTCGAAGACCATCAGACCGCACCGTCCACCACCCCGTGGCCGGCCGCGTATCCGCAGGGATACGCGGTCGTCGACGTGGAGACCACAGGACTGGCCCGGGACGACCGCATAGTGTCGGCCGCGGTCTACCGGCTGGACGCGCGCGGCGAGGTCGAGGACCACTGGTACACGATGGTCAACCCGGAGCGGGACCCGGGGCCGGTGTGGATCCACGGTCTGACGAGCGACGTGCTCGAAGGGGCACCCCTGTTCCCGGAGATCGCCGAGGAGTTCGCGTCCCGGCTCGACGGCCGCGTCCTCGTCGCGCACAACGCGGTGTTCGACTGGTCGATGATCGCGCGGGAGTACGCGCGCGCGGAGCGCGAGGCGCCGGTCCGTCAGCGGCTGTGCACCATCGCGCTGTCCAAGGAGCTGGGCCTGCCGCTGGCCAACCACAAGCTGGAGTCCCTCGCGGCGCACTTCGGCGTCGTGCAGCAGCGCGCGCACCACGCGCTGGACGACGCGCGCGTGCTGGCCGAGGCGTTCCGGCCGAGCCTGCAGGCCGCCGCGCGCGAGGGCGTACGGCTGCCGCTGCTCGAATGCCGGCCGCTGACGGAGTGGACGGACCGGGCGACGCCGCGGATCGGCCGGCAGTCCGGGGGCCAGTCCCCCGGCGGCTACTCGTCCGGGGGCTACGTGTCCGGGAGTTGGCGCCCCTCGCGCAAGAGGCCCGCCTGCCCGTATCCCAACCCGGGGCGGTACGAACCGGGCAAGCAGCTCAAGCAGGGCATGCGCATCGCGTTCTCCGGGGACACCTCGGTCGAGCGCGACCTCCTGGAGGACCGCGCCGTCGAGGCCGGGCTGCATGTCGCGACGAGCCTGTCCCGGCTCACCAGCCTCCTCGTGACGAACGACCCGGACTCCGGTACGTCCAAGGTGGTCAAGGCCCGCCAGTTCGGCACCCCGGTCGTCGACGAGGCCGCGTTCGGCCAGCTGCTGCGGGACGTGGAGCCGGCGTCGAAGGCGTAG
- a CDS encoding TetR/AcrR family transcriptional regulator, with amino-acid sequence MARPALTREEVLAAAADLVRQHGPQTLTMRKLAAELGTAVTSIYWHVGNRESLLDALVERTVAELGEIRPVGRTPAGRIVSVARALRRRLRDHPHLVAMVHERGLTERMFLPAQQALVHEVHAAGLRGARAADVVRAVQFQVVGHLLVERNRERAPAQHPGEEELWGARTAEEDPALARTLARAIDTERLFVLSVKALVAGLLAGVRDGESDSGSGPGPDSGDRTVSRAPYPQ; translated from the coding sequence ATGGCAAGACCGGCACTGACCCGCGAGGAAGTCCTGGCCGCCGCCGCGGACCTGGTGAGGCAGCACGGCCCCCAGACGCTGACGATGCGGAAGCTCGCCGCCGAGCTGGGCACGGCGGTGACGTCGATCTACTGGCACGTCGGCAACCGCGAGTCGCTGCTCGACGCGCTCGTCGAGCGCACCGTCGCCGAGCTGGGCGAGATCCGGCCCGTCGGGCGCACCCCGGCCGGACGCATCGTGTCCGTGGCGCGCGCCCTGCGCCGACGGCTGCGCGACCATCCGCACCTCGTCGCGATGGTGCACGAACGCGGCCTGACGGAACGGATGTTCCTGCCCGCGCAGCAGGCCCTGGTGCACGAGGTGCACGCGGCGGGACTGCGCGGGGCCCGTGCCGCCGATGTCGTACGGGCCGTGCAGTTCCAGGTCGTCGGGCACCTGCTGGTCGAGCGCAACCGTGAGCGCGCCCCGGCGCAGCACCCCGGTGAGGAGGAGCTGTGGGGGGCGCGTACGGCAGAGGAGGACCCGGCGCTCGCCCGCACCCTCGCGCGGGCCATCGACACGGAGAGGCTGTTCGTCCTCTCCGTGAAAGCGCTGGTGGCCGGGCTGTTGGCAGGGGTTCGTGACGGGGAGTCGGACTCCGGATCCGGCCCGGGCCCGGACTCCGGGGACAGGACTGTCAGTCGCGCCCCTTATCCTCAGTGA
- a CDS encoding acetoacetate decarboxylase family protein translates to MARVRYGARTEAEIGAARTASSRLPDIWSTGVVAVWESDPDAVAAVLPPPLKPTGRPLVRVNISKVDLPGYPLGAGSFAVAAAHDGVEGWYPLVMPMTHERALIGGREVFGEPKKLGEVTVERDGLVVRAALARHGIEFVEVRGAVSGALPLPEPTQKTDFYFKFLPAVDGSGFDADPVLVHCVRNEKVRKLERITGDVVLRESMYDPVADLPVRELVGITLGEKTTDQKGRVAERVSGQALLPYIHQRYDDPQQILDGPPEGST, encoded by the coding sequence ATGGCACGCGTACGGTACGGCGCGCGGACCGAGGCGGAGATCGGCGCCGCGCGCACCGCGAGCTCCCGGCTCCCCGACATCTGGTCCACCGGTGTGGTGGCCGTCTGGGAGAGCGACCCGGACGCGGTCGCGGCGGTCCTGCCACCGCCGCTCAAACCCACCGGGCGGCCGCTGGTCCGGGTGAACATCAGCAAGGTCGACCTGCCCGGATACCCCCTGGGCGCAGGCTCGTTCGCGGTCGCCGCCGCGCACGACGGGGTCGAGGGCTGGTATCCGCTCGTCATGCCGATGACCCACGAGCGGGCTCTCATCGGCGGCCGCGAGGTCTTCGGGGAGCCCAAGAAGCTCGGCGAGGTGACGGTCGAGCGCGACGGTCTCGTCGTACGTGCCGCCCTCGCCCGGCACGGCATCGAGTTCGTGGAGGTGCGCGGCGCGGTCAGTGGGGCGCTGCCCCTGCCGGAGCCGACGCAGAAGACCGACTTCTACTTCAAGTTCCTTCCCGCGGTGGACGGTTCGGGCTTCGACGCCGACCCCGTACTCGTGCACTGCGTGCGCAACGAGAAGGTGCGCAAGCTGGAGCGGATCACCGGTGACGTGGTCCTCCGGGAGTCCATGTACGACCCGGTCGCCGACCTGCCCGTACGGGAACTGGTCGGGATCACCCTCGGCGAGAAGACGACGGACCAGAAGGGCAGGGTCGCCGAACGGGTCAGCGGGCAGGCCCTGTTGCCGTACATCCACCAGCGCTACGACGACCCGCAGCAGATTCTCGACGGGCCGCCCGAGGGGAGCACCTGA
- a CDS encoding SDR family NAD(P)-dependent oxidoreductase produces the protein MELRAGQVAVVTGAASGIGLAMGRRFAAEGLKVVLADVEEGALEKAAAGLREDGAVVHARVVDVGEREEVFALAEEAYERFGAVHVLCNNAGVGSGAEGRMWEHDPNDWKWAFAVNVWGVFHGVQAFVPRMLAGGEPGHIVNTSSGDGGIAPLPTASVYAVTKAAVVTMTESLYAHLRAEHARVGASVLFPGPHMLRTGLWESHRNRPDRYAKQKPRKTPYRSLDQWEAAMKEAGKDVRFTPVEEVADFVADGIRADRFWLLPDSEHSDAQIRARSRSMLDRADPAYLENFILD, from the coding sequence ATGGAACTGAGGGCGGGACAGGTCGCCGTCGTCACCGGAGCCGCGAGCGGCATCGGTCTTGCCATGGGACGGCGGTTCGCGGCGGAGGGGCTGAAGGTCGTCCTCGCCGACGTCGAGGAGGGCGCCCTGGAGAAGGCCGCCGCGGGACTGCGCGAGGACGGGGCCGTGGTGCACGCGCGCGTGGTCGACGTCGGGGAGCGGGAGGAGGTCTTCGCGCTCGCCGAGGAGGCGTACGAGAGGTTCGGTGCCGTGCACGTCCTGTGCAACAACGCCGGTGTCGGCTCGGGCGCCGAGGGCCGCATGTGGGAGCACGACCCGAACGACTGGAAGTGGGCGTTCGCGGTCAACGTCTGGGGCGTCTTCCACGGCGTCCAGGCCTTCGTACCGCGGATGCTGGCAGGCGGTGAACCCGGCCACATCGTCAACACCTCGTCAGGCGACGGCGGCATCGCGCCCCTGCCCACCGCCTCCGTGTACGCCGTCACCAAGGCGGCCGTCGTGACGATGACCGAGTCGCTGTACGCGCACCTGAGGGCCGAGCACGCGCGCGTGGGGGCCTCCGTGCTCTTCCCGGGGCCCCACATGCTCCGTACGGGCCTGTGGGAGTCGCACCGCAACCGGCCCGACCGGTACGCGAAGCAGAAGCCCCGCAAGACCCCGTACCGCAGCCTCGACCAGTGGGAGGCAGCGATGAAGGAGGCGGGGAAGGACGTGCGGTTCACGCCGGTCGAGGAGGTCGCCGACTTCGTGGCGGACGGCATCCGGGCGGACCGCTTCTGGCTGCTGCCCGACAGCGAGCACAGCGACGCGCAGATCCGGGCGCGCTCGCGGTCGATGCTCGACCGCGCCGATCCGGCGTACCTGGAGAACTTCATTCTGGACTGA
- a CDS encoding amidohydrolase family protein, with translation MASTTEPYLIISSDCHAGLPTEEYRPYLDARFHRDFDEFLAGRDRRREEMTRLGIRNEAFASKWFQDNEEGLRGGWDSAQRLKELDGDGVAAEVVFPDADAVDSQTAAPFGVGLGLSGDQDPELGMAGAQAHNRWLADFVGENPERHCGVALLPVTAPTERVVAEVYRAKESGLGALMIPSMWVDKEPYHDRRYDPVWAAAAECAMPVLTHSGAAPRHEYGDHLGIYVSEVTWWPARPLWFLLWSGVFERHPGLRFGVAESGCWWLPNLLWFMDRLYLGAHGGKKLSPFAELTRPPHEYLDRQVFICATNTKRRELAQRYEIGVDNILWGSDFPHPEGTWPDTRAWLSRTFHDIPVAETRRMLGLAAAEVFGFDTGKLAPLARRIGPTPAELGQSEDQSAVEASWARSREVGRHWLTDHDFPVLGVTP, from the coding sequence ATGGCCTCTACGACAGAGCCCTATCTGATCATCTCCTCCGACTGCCACGCCGGGCTGCCCACCGAGGAGTACCGGCCCTATCTGGACGCCCGTTTCCACCGGGACTTCGACGAGTTCCTCGCGGGCCGCGACCGCCGCCGCGAGGAGATGACGCGGCTCGGTATCCGCAACGAGGCGTTCGCGAGCAAGTGGTTCCAGGACAACGAGGAGGGCCTGCGCGGCGGTTGGGACTCCGCGCAGCGGCTCAAGGAGCTGGACGGCGACGGAGTGGCGGCCGAGGTCGTCTTCCCCGACGCCGACGCGGTCGACAGCCAGACGGCCGCGCCATTCGGTGTGGGCCTCGGCCTCTCCGGCGACCAGGACCCGGAGTTGGGCATGGCGGGCGCGCAGGCGCACAACCGCTGGCTGGCCGACTTCGTGGGCGAGAACCCCGAACGGCACTGCGGAGTCGCCCTGTTGCCCGTCACGGCCCCCACCGAGCGGGTCGTCGCCGAGGTGTACCGCGCCAAGGAGTCGGGCCTCGGCGCCCTGATGATCCCCTCCATGTGGGTCGACAAGGAGCCGTACCACGACCGCCGTTACGACCCGGTGTGGGCCGCGGCGGCGGAGTGCGCCATGCCCGTGCTGACGCACTCCGGGGCGGCGCCCCGCCACGAGTACGGCGACCACCTCGGGATCTATGTGAGCGAGGTGACCTGGTGGCCGGCCAGGCCGCTGTGGTTCCTGCTCTGGTCGGGTGTCTTCGAGCGCCACCCGGGGCTCAGGTTCGGTGTGGCGGAGTCGGGTTGCTGGTGGCTGCCGAACCTCCTGTGGTTCATGGACCGCCTGTACCTGGGCGCGCACGGCGGCAAGAAGCTGTCCCCCTTCGCGGAGCTGACGCGTCCGCCGCACGAGTACCTGGACCGCCAGGTCTTCATCTGCGCGACCAACACCAAGCGGCGCGAACTCGCCCAGCGGTACGAGATCGGCGTCGACAACATCCTGTGGGGCAGCGACTTCCCGCACCCCGAGGGGACATGGCCCGACACGCGCGCGTGGCTGTCGCGCACGTTCCACGACATCCCGGTGGCGGAGACGCGCCGCATGCTGGGCCTGGCGGCGGCGGAGGTCTTCGGCTTCGACACCGGGAAACTGGCCCCGCTCGCGCGGCGCATCGGCCCGACCCCGGCCGAACTCGGCCAGTCCGAGGACCAGTCGGCCGTCGAGGCGTCCTGGGCGCGCTCCCGCGAGGTGGGCCGGCACTGGCTGACGGACCACGACTTCCCGGTCCTGGGGGTGACCCCGTGA